In Pseudoalteromonas tetraodonis, the genomic window GGAATTGATGCCGGTTACGCCTCAAAACTTATTCAATATGGCTGGGAAGTGATCACAGAAGCACTTAAATATGGCGGTGTGACAAACATGCTTGACCGCTTATCAAACCCTGCAAAGGTTAAAGCGTTTGAGCTAAGTGAAGAGCTTAAAGTAATTATGCGTCCTCTTTATAACAAACACCAAGATGACATTATCGATGGCACATTTTCACGTGTAATGATGGAAGACTGGGCAAATGATGACGCTAACTTACTAAAATGGCGTGCTGAAACTGCAGAAACTCATTTTGAAAAAACCCCTGCAGGCGATGTAGAAATTGCTGAGCAAGAATTTTTTGACCACGGTATTTTAATGGTGGCAATGGTAAAAGCGGGTGTAGAACTGGCATTTGAAACCATGACAGCGGCCGGTATTATTGCAGAATCTGCCTATTATGAGTCACTGCATGAAACGCCGCTGATAGCCAATACTATTGCACGCAAAAAGTTATTTGAAATGAACCGCACTATTTCAGATACCGCTGAGTACGGCTGCTATTTATATAACCATGCCTGTTTGCCGCTTCTACAAGAATTTATGCAAGGTATTGATACTGATGTTATTGGTAAAGGCTTAAATGAGCAAAGTAATCAAGTTGATAACCAAACTTTAATTCAAATAAATACGGCTCTACGTGAGCACCCTGTTGAGAAAGTAGGCGCAAAATTACGCGGCTACATGTCCGCAATGAAAAAAATAGTTTAATTCTATAATCCTAGAACTTTCACTTGTTAGAAACCAAGCCCACTTGCATTTTGCTGTGGGCTTTTTTAAGTGCAAATTAATCATCAATAGCTGAAAATAAATAATGTGCTAAAATAATTCCCCTCATTGCCTCAGTTGTAAATATAAGCACTATCATGACGATACAAAATCTCTCTATTACTCAAAAAATAACAGCCCTTGGAAGCATTATTGCTATTTGTGTTGCTGTATTAATTGGTTTGACGTCTTTGCATAACTCAAAGAATATTATTGAGCAACGCATGATCGAATCTGAACTGCCAAGTAAATTGCAAACAATCAGTAATCATATTGGTGGGGAGATCAATGAACTTCTTGGTGCAGCACAGCAGCTTTCGGCAAATACCTTTATTTTAGATTGGGCAAATGCTGGCAACAACAACGACACGCTATTACTTAAAGAGCTCAATCGTTTGGTTGACCAATACGATCTTGC contains:
- the ilvC gene encoding ketol-acid reductoisomerase — protein: MANYFNSLPLREQLAQLAQCEFMGADEFNDGVAALKGKKLVIVGCGAQGLNQGLNLRDSGLDVAYTLRDSAIAERRQSFLNASDNGFKVGTYEELIPTADVVLNLTPDKQHTAVVNAIMPLMKHGSTLAYSHGFNIVEEGMQVREDITVIMVAPKCPGSEVREEYKRGFGVPTLIAVHPENDPQGHGLAQAKAYAAGTGGHRAGVLKSSFIAEVKSDLMGEQTILCGMLQTGSILCFDKMIEKGIDAGYASKLIQYGWEVITEALKYGGVTNMLDRLSNPAKVKAFELSEELKVIMRPLYNKHQDDIIDGTFSRVMMEDWANDDANLLKWRAETAETHFEKTPAGDVEIAEQEFFDHGILMVAMVKAGVELAFETMTAAGIIAESAYYESLHETPLIANTIARKKLFEMNRTISDTAEYGCYLYNHACLPLLQEFMQGIDTDVIGKGLNEQSNQVDNQTLIQINTALREHPVEKVGAKLRGYMSAMKKIV